From Planococcus halocryophilus, the proteins below share one genomic window:
- a CDS encoding VOC family protein translates to MINKLGQVMLYVQDQDKAEAFWKDKVGFKVIAYGGSEEMGIKWIEIAPTEDAATTLVLHDKAVISKMSPDLNLGTPSLMFYSDHIERLHAEFKGKNIETGELVDMGTGRSFNFADDEGNYFAVMETV, encoded by the coding sequence TTGATCAACAAGTTAGGGCAAGTGATGTTGTATGTGCAAGATCAAGACAAAGCAGAGGCATTTTGGAAAGACAAAGTTGGATTTAAAGTAATTGCTTACGGAGGTTCTGAAGAAATGGGGATTAAATGGATTGAAATTGCCCCAACTGAAGATGCCGCAACGACGCTCGTTTTGCATGACAAAGCAGTTATTTCAAAAATGTCACCCGACCTAAATCTAGGTACACCATCATTGATGTTCTACTCGGATCATATTGAAAGGTTGCATGCAGAATTTAAAGGGAAAAATATCGAAACAGGTGAATTGGTAGACATGGGTACCGGAAGGAGCTTTAACTTCGCCGACGATGAAGGGAACTATTTCGCTGTGATGGAGACCGTTTAA
- a CDS encoding putative quinol monooxygenase yields the protein MNKFGLYGKFKVQVEDRETLVDILLEAALSMQSLDDCEVYLISTAEEEPDSVYVYEVWKSEKAHQASLSLDSTKLLIQRAKPIITGMERINTLHPRGGKS from the coding sequence ATGAACAAGTTTGGTTTATATGGAAAGTTTAAAGTACAAGTCGAAGATCGCGAAACCTTAGTAGATATTTTGTTAGAAGCTGCATTATCAATGCAAAGTTTGGATGACTGTGAAGTCTATTTAATAAGCACTGCTGAAGAAGAACCTGATTCCGTATATGTTTATGAAGTTTGGAAAAGTGAAAAAGCACATCAAGCATCATTGTCACTAGATTCAACAAAATTGTTGATACAGCGAGCAAAGCCTATTATTACAGGAATGGAAAGAATCAACACTTTGCATCCTAGAGGTGGAAAAAGCTAG
- a CDS encoding NUDIX hydrolase yields the protein MEIWDLVDECRNPLGKFHTRGTVLPPSEFHVVVEIFMINADGRILLTQRDTLKTYPLLWESTGGSMTAGESSAEGAIRELEEETGIVVTPQELRYLGKIKKGNYFLDSYVFRSTRDVEICELILQPGEVCDAKWVTLKELKDLNKKGQIVPAVWERYQLYLNELG from the coding sequence TTGGAAATTTGGGATTTAGTAGATGAATGTAGAAACCCGTTAGGTAAGTTTCATACTAGAGGAACTGTACTTCCACCTAGTGAATTCCATGTGGTTGTGGAAATATTTATGATAAATGCTGACGGGCGAATTTTATTGACGCAAAGAGATACTCTTAAGACATATCCATTGCTTTGGGAAAGTACAGGCGGATCGATGACAGCTGGAGAAAGCAGTGCGGAAGGCGCTATTCGGGAACTGGAAGAAGAAACGGGGATTGTTGTAACTCCACAAGAGCTTCGGTATTTAGGAAAAATTAAAAAAGGCAATTATTTCTTAGACAGTTATGTATTCAGGAGCACAAGAGATGTTGAAATATGTGAATTGATTTTGCAACCGGGTGAAGTATGTGATGCGAAATGGGTTACGTTAAAAGAATTAAAGGATCTGAATAAGAAAGGCCAAATCGTTCCTGCCGTTTGGGAACGATACCAATTGTATTTGAACGAACTAGGGTAA
- a CDS encoding protein phosphatase 2C domain-containing protein — protein MSNGLHNNEFSWVGSQSHYVDEIDVRQIQHVTIGRFGGNSTAGQYKNEDACLVWTNEKEDWEFVVLLDAHQSAESAELVISTVNVLKGVIQKKLKLPTKQAFEQTAETLLMTFESSDFKESCRKVQGETAVLCVVRKGKFLWWLSIGDCLLYLFHPELVALNETQQNHRSFYEWVGQVNTFELPVPCYSVGTKELRKGKNQILLTTDGLVECPNTNFGDPNEVKKPFETLSNKQGVLALLEEIKEKNVRDSTTILSWFINVDADSTRPSNG, from the coding sequence ATGAGTAATGGTCTTCATAATAACGAATTCAGTTGGGTGGGGAGTCAGTCTCACTATGTTGATGAGATTGATGTCCGCCAAATACAACATGTAACTATAGGTCGTTTCGGGGGTAATTCAACAGCAGGTCAATATAAAAATGAAGATGCTTGTCTCGTTTGGACTAATGAAAAGGAAGATTGGGAATTTGTTGTTCTTTTAGATGCGCATCAATCGGCAGAAAGTGCCGAATTAGTGATATCTACAGTCAACGTATTAAAAGGTGTTATCCAAAAAAAATTGAAGTTGCCGACCAAACAGGCATTCGAACAAACAGCAGAAACGTTACTAATGACTTTTGAAAGTTCCGACTTTAAAGAGTCGTGTAGGAAAGTACAAGGAGAAACAGCGGTTTTATGCGTAGTTCGGAAAGGCAAGTTTCTCTGGTGGTTATCCATCGGGGATTGTCTTCTTTATCTATTTCATCCAGAACTAGTAGCTTTGAATGAAACTCAACAAAATCATCGCAGTTTTTATGAATGGGTTGGACAAGTAAATACGTTTGAGCTACCGGTTCCTTGTTACAGTGTTGGAACCAAAGAATTAAGAAAAGGAAAAAATCAAATATTGTTGACTACTGATGGGCTTGTTGAATGTCCAAACACCAACTTTGGGGATCCAAACGAAGTTAAAAAACCATTTGAAACCCTTTCGAACAAGCAAGGTGTACTTGCCTTGCTAGAAGAAATTAAAGAGAAAAATGTCCGTGATAGTACGACAATCTTATCTTGGTTCATAAATGTAGATGCTGATTCAACTCGTCCAAGTAATGGCTGA
- a CDS encoding peptidase MA family metallohydrolase, whose amino-acid sequence MKKPIKIFFLISTLIFFFIFLLLLGGSFFLHKFLEETLETNFTYTESVMALLTQNANGESEKKLKESSIQEDYRHISIYYENNFSALLPITKETLDFAISKNENLFGETILEPIDLLVFEDLEELRGFSELNDVDGFYSDFHKVLAFHNAKKEMILAEDKYALYAFQKMVLHEYTHYVFARKAKNPADYPMWFIEGAAEYVGSDPKEVYFPYFEKLAFEQLKSTEQWEEARKNLMGDPYLQSYYAFEFLTLEYGEEVIKKIIESVDETRNFEDSFTEITGLTVLELESMFLSSYKD is encoded by the coding sequence ATGAAGAAACCGATTAAAATTTTCTTTCTCATTTCGACACTAATTTTTTTCTTCATTTTCTTACTGCTACTAGGTGGAAGTTTCTTTTTACATAAATTTTTAGAAGAAACACTTGAAACAAATTTCACATATACTGAATCTGTGATGGCCTTGCTAACTCAAAATGCGAATGGAGAAAGTGAAAAGAAATTAAAAGAATCCTCCATACAGGAGGACTATCGACACATTTCCATCTACTACGAAAACAATTTCTCTGCCCTTTTGCCAATTACCAAAGAAACACTGGACTTTGCCATTTCAAAAAATGAAAATCTCTTCGGTGAAACCATTTTGGAACCGATAGATTTGCTGGTCTTTGAGGATCTGGAGGAGTTGAGAGGATTCTCTGAACTTAATGATGTAGATGGATTCTATTCTGATTTCCATAAAGTGTTGGCTTTTCATAACGCTAAGAAGGAAATGATACTAGCAGAAGACAAATATGCCCTATACGCTTTTCAAAAAATGGTGTTGCATGAATACACTCATTACGTATTTGCTCGGAAAGCGAAAAATCCAGCTGATTATCCCATGTGGTTTATAGAAGGGGCAGCTGAATACGTAGGAAGTGATCCTAAAGAAGTCTACTTCCCGTATTTTGAGAAGCTTGCATTTGAGCAACTAAAGAGCACCGAACAATGGGAGGAAGCTCGGAAAAACCTTATGGGTGATCCGTATTTGCAAAGCTATTATGCTTTCGAGTTTTTAACACTGGAATATGGGGAAGAAGTGATTAAAAAAATTATCGAATCAGTGGATGAAACTCGGAATTTTGAAGATAGTTTCACTGAAATCACCGGGTTAACAGTTCTTGAATTAGAAAGTATGTTTCTAAGTTCTTATAAAGACTGA
- a CDS encoding MFS transporter: MTKDVKKDLMNTKQKVLAFTLTLLTFVMGTSEFVIVGLLTEVSSDLNISLAVAGTLVSGFAIAYAIGTPVMTAYVSRFPKYPLMLILISLFIVGNVISALSETYELLIVSRILTAVVSGVLVALSMSIASDIMPDSKKGPVIALIFAGFTISNVIGVPLGTLIGQLGNWQLTFWFTTLLGVTSLIMSIFILPRELKVEKASAKEQLGLLTNPRMILAFFIPTFSIAGTYTIYTYITPILEEGLAIPTGYVSAILLAYGAFSIFSNVLAGKIASRNGVSKLRYVFIVQAAILGSLYFTMESTYAGLVSLMLMAVMIYAMNATIQLYLMNLATVHFPAAKDFASSLTPVAVNVGIALGATLGGYVVANGSLVQLSLVGAFCALIASTLAFASYRLDRKGSFSGSEAYEGSNL; the protein is encoded by the coding sequence ATGACCAAAGATGTAAAAAAAGATTTAATGAATACGAAACAAAAAGTACTGGCCTTCACGCTGACGCTTTTAACATTTGTTATGGGTACTAGCGAATTTGTGATTGTTGGCCTTTTAACTGAAGTTTCTTCTGATTTGAACATCAGTCTTGCTGTCGCGGGTACACTGGTATCCGGATTTGCCATCGCCTACGCCATTGGAACGCCTGTAATGACGGCTTATGTCAGCCGCTTTCCTAAATACCCATTGATGCTGATATTGATTTCTCTGTTCATTGTTGGAAATGTAATCAGTGCTTTATCCGAAACCTATGAACTTTTAATCGTTTCCAGAATTCTTACAGCAGTAGTCAGCGGTGTATTGGTGGCTTTGTCGATGAGCATTGCCAGTGACATTATGCCGGATAGCAAGAAAGGTCCCGTCATCGCGTTAATTTTCGCCGGTTTCACGATTTCGAATGTCATCGGAGTTCCTTTAGGGACACTTATCGGGCAACTCGGCAACTGGCAATTGACCTTCTGGTTTACAACGTTATTGGGCGTAACTAGTTTAATCATGAGCATCTTTATCTTGCCGAGAGAGTTGAAAGTGGAGAAAGCGTCGGCGAAAGAACAGCTCGGTTTACTGACTAACCCACGCATGATTCTGGCTTTCTTTATCCCGACATTTTCAATCGCCGGAACGTATACAATCTACACATACATTACACCGATATTGGAAGAAGGACTGGCGATTCCAACAGGTTATGTAAGTGCAATCTTGCTTGCCTATGGAGCATTTTCAATCTTTAGTAATGTGTTGGCCGGAAAAATCGCCAGTCGCAACGGTGTAAGCAAACTCCGCTATGTCTTTATCGTCCAAGCCGCTATTTTAGGTTCGTTGTATTTCACGATGGAGTCGACATATGCCGGACTTGTTAGCCTCATGCTGATGGCAGTAATGATCTATGCTATGAACGCGACCATTCAATTGTACTTGATGAATTTGGCCACGGTCCATTTCCCGGCAGCCAAAGATTTCGCATCGTCTTTAACACCTGTAGCGGTTAACGTCGGCATAGCACTGGGAGCGACACTTGGAGGGTATGTCGTAGCAAACGGAAGCCTCGTCCAACTTTCATTGGTCGGTGCATTTTGCGCATTGATTGCCTCTACCCTGGCATTTGCCAGCTATCGATTGGATCGGAAAGGTAGCTTTTCAGGTTCTGAGGCGTATGAGGGATCAAATTTATAA
- a CDS encoding ArsR/SmtB family transcription factor: MDNLNVLDIFKALSNETRLNILKWLREPEKNFPAQQAHLPKEVSIEGGVCVGDIQGKVNLSQSTVSHYLSLMQKAGLLEAVRYGQWTYYRRNEETLAKIVEFINEEI, from the coding sequence ATGGATAATTTAAATGTATTAGATATTTTCAAAGCATTGTCAAATGAAACCCGCTTGAATATTTTGAAATGGCTAAGGGAACCGGAGAAGAATTTTCCAGCACAGCAAGCGCATTTGCCCAAGGAGGTTAGCATAGAAGGTGGCGTGTGTGTCGGGGATATTCAAGGAAAAGTGAATCTATCTCAATCAACGGTTTCCCATTATCTGTCACTCATGCAAAAAGCAGGTTTACTGGAAGCCGTGCGTTACGGGCAATGGACCTATTACCGACGAAATGAAGAGACATTGGCAAAAATTGTAGAATTCATCAACGAAGAAATCTAA
- a CDS encoding cupin domain-containing protein, which translates to MGIVRKDARTKSSFNNLKVEHLTSKGGLRMMIVEFPPGASIGEPHSHEGEECHLVLQGRMLAEQGEDPGIAEKGDSFIWNASVPHFVKNIGEEPAKVLILIYTDTELDDIL; encoded by the coding sequence ATGGGGATTGTCCGCAAAGATGCCCGAACAAAATCATCATTTAATAATCTGAAAGTCGAGCATTTAACGTCAAAAGGCGGATTGCGGATGATGATAGTAGAATTTCCTCCGGGCGCCTCCATCGGCGAACCGCATTCCCATGAAGGTGAAGAATGCCACTTAGTCCTGCAGGGCAGAATGCTCGCTGAACAAGGTGAGGATCCTGGGATTGCTGAAAAAGGCGATTCATTCATTTGGAACGCCAGTGTCCCTCATTTTGTGAAAAATATCGGCGAAGAACCGGCGAAGGTGTTGATTTTAATTTACACGGATACTGAACTTGACGATATATTATAA
- a CDS encoding NADPH-dependent FMN reductase, with protein sequence MTKIGIITGSTRPGRNSLQVAQWVKNIADKRGDAEYEIVDLKDYNLPMYAEPVAAVLSQDYQTPEAIPWSQKIAELDGYVFICPEYNRSVTSALKNAIDYLYVEWNNKAAGIVSYGSTGGVRGAEALRVILWELQVPTVRTHPAMSLFTDFVNMSEFKPADIHEGSVTTLLDQVNAWTNAFEPLRTQ encoded by the coding sequence ATGACGAAAATTGGCATCATTACTGGAAGTACACGTCCAGGTCGCAACAGCCTGCAGGTCGCCCAGTGGGTAAAAAACATTGCGGACAAACGCGGAGACGCAGAATACGAAATCGTGGATCTGAAAGATTACAATTTGCCGATGTACGCAGAGCCGGTCGCAGCGGTCTTAAGCCAGGATTACCAAACCCCGGAAGCGATTCCCTGGTCTCAAAAAATTGCGGAGCTGGATGGCTATGTCTTTATTTGTCCGGAATACAATCGCAGCGTGACCTCGGCATTAAAAAATGCCATCGATTACCTGTATGTAGAGTGGAACAATAAAGCAGCGGGCATCGTCAGCTATGGCTCAACAGGTGGTGTGCGGGGGGCTGAAGCTTTACGCGTTATCTTATGGGAACTGCAAGTGCCTACCGTCAGAACCCACCCTGCGATGTCGTTGTTTACGGATTTCGTCAATATGAGTGAATTCAAGCCGGCGGATATACATGAAGGTTCGGTTACGACATTGCTCGATCAAGTCAATGCCTGGACCAACGCGTTTGAGCCGCTGCGCACTCAATAA
- a CDS encoding EAL domain-containing protein, which yields MLGNNELQTQDLINTMDEFLIIMDTNGIILHANQPWIDFCITHDESSCFWKTGANYFEQLKKKDKETEFQLIQQLLTNEINEQKQVEPFFMENGVTQWLQTKVKRILYPFEQTYAVIVCHKPVSPYAIQPLTAEIILESMTQGFILLDDQLQIVYINEIAEKLFHCQRRNIVGRELLEGFPKVADTSFYQNFKQALRENVVLEFIDYYKPLDTWFEVKACPLKTGGLALYFQDVTERKRTEVQLVESTYYDYLTGLPNRRLIIETAQSLIEQRKKFSVFHFNIDNLNYINAIHHFDTGERIMKNFAEELNGFSSKTCHVGRLDGNEFIILREVAPNEEMADIAEQMAEVFAHPVELKTSQKIHVSVSIGIACFPFDAQTLEELISCADIAMHEAKEVPGSFHSFFNPLMRTSYNRKSAIEKGLKGNLKENGFYYVLQPQVDGNTGQLVGAEVLSRWNHPEFGEISPPEFIQIAEESGEIFSLTSHLLVEVFTQIKEWQNRFGWNLKTAINMTPSLLSDPTFFDNFFELLECFKIPSHLIEIEITEQAELTYSSKTLENLLLCKSKGISIAIDDFGTGFSMISYLTHFPINKIKIDKSFVQKIGQNRKSEAVLTSLIHLAHSIECDLVAEGVETLEESLFLQENGCPVHQGYFYDKPLAPDAFERNYVQDFIKNKKMEELPYDHTSLIER from the coding sequence ATGTTGGGGAATAATGAGCTTCAAACTCAGGACTTGATAAACACGATGGATGAATTCTTGATTATCATGGATACAAATGGAATCATTCTTCACGCAAATCAGCCATGGATCGATTTTTGCATCACCCACGATGAAAGTAGTTGCTTTTGGAAGACAGGTGCTAATTATTTTGAACAATTGAAAAAAAAGGATAAAGAAACTGAATTCCAATTAATTCAACAACTATTAACAAATGAGATCAACGAACAAAAACAAGTAGAACCATTTTTTATGGAAAATGGCGTTACCCAGTGGCTTCAAACAAAAGTGAAGAGAATTCTATATCCATTTGAGCAGACATACGCCGTCATTGTTTGCCATAAACCTGTAAGTCCTTACGCCATCCAGCCCCTGACTGCAGAAATTATTTTAGAAAGCATGACCCAAGGATTTATCTTATTGGATGATCAGTTACAAATCGTTTATATAAATGAGATTGCTGAGAAACTGTTTCATTGCCAACGAAGAAATATAGTTGGAAGAGAATTGTTGGAGGGGTTCCCAAAAGTAGCTGACACGTCATTCTATCAGAACTTCAAGCAAGCTTTGCGAGAAAACGTCGTTCTGGAGTTTATCGATTACTACAAGCCACTAGATACCTGGTTCGAGGTGAAAGCGTGTCCACTAAAAACAGGTGGATTGGCTTTATATTTTCAGGATGTGACCGAAAGAAAGAGGACCGAAGTACAACTGGTCGAATCCACATACTACGACTATTTAACGGGATTACCGAATCGTAGATTGATCATTGAAACAGCTCAGTCGCTGATTGAACAGCGGAAAAAGTTTTCGGTATTTCATTTCAACATCGATAATTTAAATTACATTAACGCTATACACCACTTCGATACGGGAGAACGTATAATGAAGAACTTTGCGGAAGAATTGAACGGATTTTCAAGTAAAACCTGCCATGTCGGCCGGCTGGATGGGAATGAGTTCATTATTTTACGAGAAGTCGCTCCAAATGAAGAGATGGCAGATATCGCAGAACAGATGGCGGAGGTTTTCGCTCACCCAGTGGAGCTTAAAACTTCCCAAAAAATCCATGTCAGTGTTAGCATAGGCATTGCTTGCTTCCCTTTTGATGCCCAAACACTAGAGGAGTTGATTTCTTGTGCCGACATCGCAATGCATGAAGCCAAAGAGGTGCCCGGCTCCTTTCATTCTTTCTTCAACCCACTGATGAGAACTTCTTATAACCGGAAGTCAGCTATTGAAAAAGGATTGAAAGGTAACTTAAAAGAAAATGGCTTTTATTACGTTCTGCAGCCACAGGTTGATGGAAATACGGGTCAGTTGGTTGGCGCAGAAGTGCTTTCTCGTTGGAACCACCCTGAATTCGGAGAAATTTCACCACCTGAATTTATCCAAATAGCTGAAGAGTCCGGTGAAATTTTCTCTTTAACGTCTCATTTGCTTGTCGAAGTATTTACTCAAATTAAAGAGTGGCAAAACAGATTTGGCTGGAACCTTAAGACCGCTATCAATATGACACCTTCTCTTCTCAGCGATCCGACTTTTTTCGACAATTTTTTCGAACTACTAGAATGTTTTAAAATCCCTTCGCACCTTATTGAAATCGAAATTACCGAACAGGCTGAGCTAACCTATTCATCCAAAACACTCGAGAATTTACTTCTCTGCAAATCTAAAGGCATCTCCATTGCCATTGACGATTTTGGCACTGGATTCTCTATGATTTCTTATTTGACTCATTTTCCTATCAATAAAATCAAAATAGACAAATCCTTTGTTCAGAAAATCGGTCAAAATCGGAAATCGGAAGCTGTCTTAACATCCTTAATCCACTTGGCACACAGTATTGAATGTGATTTAGTGGCTGAAGGCGTAGAGACATTAGAGGAATCTCTATTCTTGCAAGAGAACGGGTGTCCGGTACATCAAGGCTATTTTTATGATAAGCCTTTGGCACCAGACGCTTTTGAAAGAAACTATGTACAAGATTTCATTAAAAATAAAAAGATGGAAGAACTACCATATGACCATACTTCCCTTATAGAAAGATGA
- a CDS encoding sensor domain-containing diguanylate cyclase, translating into MMMSMKAQFDTFLSTSSEISESILNSLRDQICLINQDGIICLTNKEWTRFALSNGATLSNVGIGANYLQHCEKEPAVFQGLQAILAGKANLFNFEYPCHSPSTKRWFLMQATPLQANNQALRGVVIRHVDITKQKLMELQLKEYADKDSLTSLFNRRYFEEQLIKEVTLSRQRGLYLSLLYIDVDNFKEINDGHGHPAGDRVLQELALRISDATRPCDTTARIGGDEFALLLPDTDKMELTLLANRLILDIQQLKIPELIHPIDITVSIGGKSFVSDFSINTMAHWVDKALYLAKDKGKNQVVIL; encoded by the coding sequence ATGATGATGTCCATGAAAGCACAGTTCGATACCTTCTTGTCAACGAGTTCGGAAATAAGTGAGTCCATTCTTAATTCTTTAAGAGATCAAATCTGCTTAATCAATCAAGATGGAATCATTTGTTTAACAAACAAAGAATGGACTCGATTTGCGCTAAGCAATGGCGCAACGCTATCTAATGTTGGAATTGGGGCAAATTATCTGCAACACTGCGAAAAAGAACCTGCGGTGTTTCAAGGACTACAGGCAATTTTGGCTGGAAAAGCTAACCTTTTCAATTTTGAGTACCCGTGTCATTCCCCTTCCACAAAAAGATGGTTTTTGATGCAAGCCACACCTCTTCAAGCAAACAATCAAGCCCTTAGAGGGGTAGTCATTCGCCATGTGGATATTACTAAACAAAAGCTCATGGAGTTACAACTGAAGGAATATGCAGATAAGGATTCTTTGACTTCTCTGTTTAATCGACGCTATTTCGAAGAACAATTAATCAAAGAAGTGACTCTATCCCGGCAACGCGGACTGTATCTATCTTTACTCTACATCGATGTAGACAACTTTAAAGAAATAAATGATGGTCACGGACATCCTGCAGGTGACCGTGTACTACAAGAACTGGCTCTCCGAATTTCAGATGCAACAAGACCCTGTGATACAACAGCACGTATAGGCGGAGACGAATTTGCGCTCCTTTTGCCAGATACCGATAAAATGGAACTAACACTGCTAGCAAACAGGTTAATTCTAGATATTCAACAACTAAAAATTCCGGAACTGATCCATCCTATTGACATCACAGTATCAATAGGGGGAAAGAGTTTTGTAAGCGACTTTTCAATTAACACTATGGCCCACTGGGTAGATAAGGCACTATATTTAGCTAAAGATAAGGGTAAAAACCAAGTCGTCATACTTTAA
- a CDS encoding TerC family protein, translating to MEAILLEYVWVLLVLVALEGLLAADNAVVMAVMVKHLPEKQQKKALFYGLVGAFVFRFAALFMITLLVDVWQIQALGAAYLLFIAFKHIYDQRKVKAPTIEPKATKKAGFWLTVLKVELADIAFAIDSMLAAVAFAITLPHLGNLEIGGINGGQFGVMLAGGLVGIVIMRFAAHKFVKLLADYPQLETTAFVIVGWVGVKLTVLTLSHKNLGILPYDFAHSTEWKLIFWAVLLGIVLVGAWISIKKKRAIEI from the coding sequence ATGGAAGCCATTTTATTGGAGTATGTATGGGTATTGCTAGTGTTGGTAGCGCTAGAAGGGTTATTAGCTGCAGATAATGCAGTCGTTATGGCGGTGATGGTCAAGCACTTACCAGAGAAGCAACAGAAAAAAGCGTTGTTTTATGGATTGGTGGGAGCGTTTGTTTTTCGCTTTGCGGCCTTGTTCATGATCACCTTGTTGGTAGATGTATGGCAGATTCAGGCTCTAGGGGCAGCGTACTTGCTGTTTATCGCTTTTAAGCATATTTACGATCAGCGGAAAGTAAAAGCACCGACCATCGAGCCAAAAGCAACAAAAAAGGCTGGATTTTGGCTAACGGTATTAAAAGTGGAACTCGCGGATATTGCGTTTGCGATTGATTCCATGTTAGCTGCAGTAGCTTTTGCCATCACATTGCCACATCTAGGGAATTTAGAAATTGGCGGCATCAATGGGGGGCAATTTGGTGTCATGCTTGCGGGTGGTTTAGTAGGGATTGTCATCATGCGTTTTGCAGCCCATAAATTCGTCAAATTATTGGCTGACTATCCCCAGTTGGAAACAACCGCTTTTGTGATTGTCGGTTGGGTTGGAGTAAAATTAACCGTGCTCACGCTATCCCATAAAAATCTGGGGATACTGCCATATGATTTTGCTCACTCCACGGAGTGGAAACTCATTTTTTGGGCGGTCTTGTTAGGAATTGTCCTCGTTGGAGCATGGATTAGTATTAAGAAAAAAAGAGCAATAGAAATCTAA
- a CDS encoding ABC transporter permease yields the protein MFKLYLTALKGLAVKETNRYLRIWIQTLVPPVITTSLYFIIFGNLIGKRIGEMGGFSYMEFIVPGLIMMSVITSSYSNVSSSFFSQKFQKNIEELLVAPVPTHIIIWGFVIGGLGRSTLVGILVTIISLLFVPLQVYSWSIVILTFLMTSILFSLAGLLNGIFARSFDDVSIVPTFVLQPLTYLGGVFFSISMLPPFWQIVSQFNPIVYMISGFRFGILGVIDVPILFSVLISIIFVISLYGLNWYLIEKGRGLRS from the coding sequence ATGTTTAAACTATATTTAACAGCATTAAAAGGTTTGGCGGTCAAAGAAACGAACCGTTATCTTAGAATTTGGATCCAAACATTGGTTCCTCCTGTAATTACAACGTCCTTATACTTTATCATCTTTGGAAATTTAATTGGTAAAAGGATTGGTGAAATGGGAGGATTTTCCTACATGGAATTTATTGTCCCTGGATTGATTATGATGTCAGTCATTACGAGTTCCTACTCGAATGTTTCGTCATCATTTTTCTCACAAAAGTTTCAAAAGAATATTGAAGAACTATTGGTCGCGCCCGTCCCGACCCATATTATTATTTGGGGCTTTGTGATTGGAGGGCTAGGAAGAAGTACTCTGGTAGGGATACTGGTCACGATTATTTCGTTACTTTTTGTTCCGCTACAAGTCTATTCTTGGAGTATTGTCATATTAACGTTTTTAATGACGTCTATTTTGTTCTCTTTGGCAGGTCTGTTGAACGGCATTTTTGCAAGATCATTTGATGATGTGTCTATCGTTCCTACTTTTGTTCTTCAGCCATTGACTTACCTAGGTGGCGTATTCTTTTCCATCTCTATGTTGCCACCATTTTGGCAGATTGTATCACAGTTCAACCCGATTGTTTATATGATTTCTGGATTCCGATTCGGGATCCTCGGTGTAATCGATGTACCAATTCTATTCTCTGTTCTCATTTCGATAATTTTTGTGATTTCACTTTATGGTTTAAATTGGTATCTGATTGAAAAAGGCCGTGGACTGAGAAGTTAA